The Bacteroidales bacterium genome has a window encoding:
- a CDS encoding T9SS type A sorting domain-containing protein, translating into SYTPNNYISTIITQYYINDEWQDNAKRTYLYDINNNLTEDILSSDYFDSTKFLYEYDENNNGIKGGYYAIYGDEWANGQSNIEMYYNNMQSTYNDTRQCCLITISYTKTPKPAGIEEIEPSTSEIAIYPNPSKDYINISVENDKIENVEIYNITGKLVKQEKSNKININDLPVGIYLIKVETNWGKTTEKLVIE; encoded by the coding sequence TCATATACTCCTAACAACTATATTTCCACAATAATCACACAATATTATATAAATGATGAATGGCAAGATAATGCAAAAAGAACTTATTTATATGATATCAATAATAATTTGACAGAAGACATATTAAGTTCAGATTATTTTGATTCTACAAAATTTCTATATGAATACGATGAAAATAATAACGGAATAAAAGGAGGATATTATGCCATATATGGAGACGAGTGGGCTAATGGTCAGTCAAATATAGAAATGTATTACAATAATATGCAAAGTACTTATAATGATACTAGGCAATGTTGTTTGATAACTATCTCCTACACCAAAACCCCTAAACCCGCCGGAATAGAAGAAATAGAACCATCAACATCAGAAATAGCCATCTACCCTAATCCATCAAAAGATTATATTAATATCTCCGTAGAAAACGATAAAATAGAAAATGTTGAAATCTATAACATAACCGGTAAATTAGTAAAACAAGAGAAATCAAACAAAATCAATATTAATGATTTGCCTGTAGGAATATATCTTATTAAGGTTGAAACTAATTGGGGAAAAACCACAGAGAAACTAGTAATAGAATAA
- a CDS encoding T9SS type A sorting domain-containing protein, which translates to MKIIKIFIITTIIFCSQLIYCQNEISFGFKFDDSVKVYDTLNLEFQFAWSGGLNSVQFCELDLNLDGISDLVLFDRTGDKLLFFVANFENSSVKYIYSPQYFNSFPKITNWIICKDYDNDGKNDIFTYTRFGIKVYRNESNNNELKFKQVTSPFIESYYNQIYSNIPATSADYPAIEDIDGDGDLDILVFGPLGSYVEFHKNYSMERYGTSDSLLYYKESDCWGRFAESEESNVITLNTCPGKSELEADNTKNEKHTGSTFLLFDADGDGLLDLLLGDVDYTSPCLLFNKGTVDEALITDYTFSFPDNNPINLFSFPVMNYLDIDKDGKKELIVSTFDPAQTKIANTNSVWLYKNIAEENSPQFVLETKSFFQDKMIDVGSGAYPLLFDYDNDGDLDLFVGNYGYWKECSYDQYMNLTCKYTSQIAYFENVGNSSNPEFVMITDDFASLSNYDLLGLYPAFFDYNNDGDFDLFCGNSDGTIILFENLGNDDFFMRNADWLNLSSMNLAYSTPCFYDFNKDGKSDLVIGNERGRIVYYENDGNNEFIHITDSLGEIDVRDQSASWSGYSTPCAFNHNDTTYLFVGSESGNVFCYYDIDNNLEGVFKEKILSPENLGYRTAPAVGNLNNVSYPEMIIGNFSGGLHFYEGVKSTLEGIENIKPINIKIYPNPGNNVIYIDSENDYLLNIFDLSGKIVFTKNISVGINQVDVKQLPKNSLYILKFSGKDGSNSFKWMKE; encoded by the coding sequence ATGAAAATAATAAAGATATTTATCATAACAACTATTATTTTTTGTTCTCAACTAATTTATTGTCAGAATGAAATTAGTTTTGGGTTTAAGTTTGACGATTCGGTTAAAGTTTATGATACCTTAAATTTAGAGTTTCAATTTGCCTGGTCGGGCGGATTAAATTCAGTTCAATTTTGTGAATTGGATTTAAACCTTGACGGAATTTCCGATCTCGTTCTCTTCGACAGAACAGGAGATAAACTACTCTTTTTCGTCGCAAATTTTGAAAATTCTTCTGTAAAATATATCTACTCTCCGCAATATTTTAATTCCTTTCCTAAAATTACTAATTGGATTATTTGTAAAGATTATGATAATGACGGTAAAAACGATATTTTTACTTATACGCGTTTCGGAATTAAAGTTTATAGAAATGAATCAAATAATAATGAGTTGAAATTTAAACAGGTAACATCGCCGTTTATTGAATCTTACTATAATCAGATTTATTCCAATATTCCTGCTACTTCAGCTGATTATCCAGCTATTGAAGATATTGATGGTGATGGAGATTTGGATATTCTTGTTTTCGGACCCTTAGGCTCTTATGTTGAATTTCATAAAAATTATTCGATGGAACGTTACGGTACATCCGATTCCCTTTTGTATTATAAAGAATCCGATTGCTGGGGAAGATTTGCCGAAAGCGAAGAATCTAACGTTATTACTCTTAATACTTGTCCGGGAAAATCTGAATTAGAAGCTGATAATACTAAAAATGAAAAACATACAGGCTCAACTTTTTTGCTTTTTGATGCTGATGGGGACGGACTTTTAGATTTACTACTCGGCGATGTCGATTACACATCGCCGTGTTTATTATTTAATAAAGGTACTGTTGATGAAGCTTTGATTACCGATTATACTTTTTCTTTTCCGGATAATAATCCGATAAATCTTTTTTCATTTCCGGTGATGAATTATTTGGATATTGATAAAGACGGAAAAAAAGAGTTAATTGTTTCAACCTTTGATCCTGCTCAAACTAAAATAGCTAACACTAATTCTGTTTGGCTTTATAAAAATATTGCTGAGGAAAATTCTCCGCAATTTGTTCTGGAAACAAAATCATTCTTTCAGGATAAGATGATTGACGTTGGCTCAGGAGCTTATCCCTTGTTGTTTGATTATGATAATGACGGTGATCTCGATTTATTCGTTGGAAATTATGGTTATTGGAAAGAATGTTCTTATGATCAATATATGAATCTAACTTGTAAATATACCTCTCAAATTGCTTATTTTGAAAATGTTGGGAATAGTAGCAATCCTGAATTTGTTATGATTACAGATGATTTTGCTTCTTTGTCGAATTACGATTTGCTTGGACTTTATCCGGCATTTTTTGATTATAATAATGATGGTGATTTTGATTTGTTCTGCGGAAATTCGGATGGAACTATTATTTTATTTGAAAATTTAGGAAATGATGATTTTTTTATGCGGAATGCAGATTGGTTAAATCTGAGTTCAATGAATCTCGCATATTCAACTCCCTGTTTTTATGATTTTAATAAGGATGGAAAATCAGATTTGGTAATAGGTAATGAACGTGGAAGAATAGTTTATTATGAGAATGATGGAAATAATGAATTTATTCACATAACGGATTCATTAGGTGAAATAGATGTTCGCGACCAAAGTGCCTCCTGGTCAGGATATAGCACGCCATGCGCATTTAATCATAATGATACAACTTATTTGTTTGTCGGTTCCGAAAGTGGAAATGTATTTTGTTATTACGATATTGATAATAATTTAGAAGGTGTTTTTAAAGAAAAAATATTGAGTCCTGAAAATTTAGGTTATCGTACCGCACCTGCTGTAGGTAATCTTAACAATGTTTCTTATCCCGAAATGATTATCGGGAATTTTTCCGGCGGACTACATTTTTATGAAGGTGTAAAATCTACACTTGAAGGAATTGAAAATATTAAACCAATTAACATCAAAATCTATCCGAATCCGGGTAATAATGTGATTTATATTGATTCTGAGAATGATTATTTATTGAATATCTTTGATTTATCCGGTAAAATAGTGTTTACGAAAAATATTTCAGTAGGAATTAATCAGGTTGATGTTAAACAATTGCCGAAAAATTCTCTCTATATCCTGAAATTTAGCGGAAAAGATGGAAGTAATTCATTTAAATGGATGAAAGAATAG